From a single Pseudomonas triticicola genomic region:
- the rfaP gene encoding lipopolysaccharide core heptose(I) kinase RfaP, with protein sequence MKLMLAEPFKSLWAGRDPFAAVEGLQGEVYRELEARRTLRTEVDGNGFFVKIHRGIGWGEIFKNLLTAKLPVLGAGQEWTAIQRLQEVGVPTMTAVAYGEKGSNPADQHSFIVTEELAPTISLEDFSIDWVKQPPEPTLKRALIAEVARMTGMMHRAGVNHRDCYICHFLLHTDKPVTPQDFKLSVIDLHRAQTRAKITQRWRNKDLAALYFSALDIGLTRRDKLRFLKGYFQQPLRQILAEEAPLLSWLQGKADKLYARKQRYGDAL encoded by the coding sequence ATGAAGTTGATGCTGGCTGAACCGTTCAAAAGCCTTTGGGCCGGACGCGACCCGTTCGCCGCAGTCGAAGGCTTGCAGGGCGAGGTGTACCGCGAGCTGGAAGCGCGCCGGACATTGCGCACGGAAGTCGACGGCAACGGGTTTTTTGTGAAAATTCACCGTGGTATCGGCTGGGGCGAGATCTTCAAGAACCTGCTCACTGCCAAGCTGCCGGTACTCGGCGCGGGTCAGGAATGGACAGCCATCCAGCGTCTGCAGGAAGTCGGCGTGCCGACCATGACCGCCGTCGCCTACGGCGAGAAGGGCAGCAACCCGGCGGATCAGCATTCGTTCATCGTCACCGAAGAACTGGCGCCGACCATCAGCCTCGAAGACTTCAGCATTGACTGGGTCAAGCAGCCGCCGGAGCCAACACTCAAGCGCGCATTGATTGCCGAAGTGGCGCGGATGACCGGGATGATGCACCGCGCCGGGGTCAATCACCGCGACTGCTACATCTGCCATTTTCTGCTGCACACCGACAAACCGGTCACGCCGCAAGATTTCAAACTCTCGGTGATTGACCTGCACCGTGCCCAGACCCGCGCGAAAATCACTCAGCGCTGGCGCAACAAGGATCTGGCGGCGCTGTACTTCTCCGCGCTGGACATCGGCCTGACTCGCCGCGACAAGCTGCGTTTCCTCAAAGGCTATTTCCAGCAACCGCTGCGGCAGATTCTGGCGGAGGAAGCGCCACTGCTGAGCTGGCTGCAAGGCAAGGCCGACAAGCTCTACGCGCGCAAACAGCGTTACGGGGATGCGCTCTGA
- a CDS encoding lipopolysaccharide kinase InaA family protein: protein MQLSELARSGRAPSLPLTVSLADAAGTADLQLLSLLRVLPGQRYVGAGVWRGRPVLAKLLVGSKAARHFQRELEGVRLLAAQGMTTPLLLADGLKDSEGGWLLFEFLEGAESLGDAWANVESLPALADEQTAVLAEALDAIGRLHGKGLWQEDLHLDNLLRHGGQLYLIDGAGVRAQTPGQPLSRQKVLENLGVFFAQLPKSLEPFTEELLVYYLLSNSEHALPLEALQKQIDKVRSWRLRDYLIKVGRDCTLFAVHRGAFALRAIRREEESAMLPVLAQADALLEQGHLYKTGGAASVGKVQIGARTLVIKRYNIKGFAHWLKRFWRPSRAWHSWREGNRLAFLGISTPKPLAVLEKRFLWLRRSAYLVTDFLPGPDIIERFAPYVENGQAPEAELRALDQLFARLIAERISHGDFKGHNLFWQADRWALIDLDSMCQHGSIGSFAPAYARDRARFMRNWPQSSALYQVIDQRLPKEVSTAG, encoded by the coding sequence ATGCAATTGTCCGAGCTGGCTCGATCCGGGCGCGCCCCTTCGTTGCCGCTGACCGTGAGTCTCGCCGATGCGGCCGGTACTGCGGATTTGCAACTGCTGAGCCTGTTGCGCGTTTTGCCGGGGCAGCGTTATGTCGGGGCCGGTGTCTGGCGCGGTCGGCCGGTACTGGCGAAACTGCTGGTCGGCAGCAAGGCCGCCCGACATTTCCAGCGTGAGCTCGAAGGTGTGCGGCTACTCGCGGCACAAGGTATGACCACGCCGCTGCTGTTGGCCGATGGCCTGAAAGACAGCGAGGGTGGCTGGCTGCTCTTTGAGTTTCTGGAGGGTGCCGAAAGCCTTGGTGATGCGTGGGCGAATGTCGAGTCGCTGCCGGCATTGGCCGATGAGCAAACGGCCGTGTTGGCCGAAGCGCTGGATGCCATCGGTCGCCTGCACGGCAAGGGGCTCTGGCAGGAAGACTTGCATCTGGACAATCTGCTGCGCCACGGCGGTCAGTTGTACCTGATCGATGGTGCCGGCGTTCGTGCGCAAACGCCGGGGCAGCCCTTGTCCCGGCAGAAAGTGCTGGAAAATCTAGGCGTGTTTTTCGCCCAGTTGCCAAAATCACTCGAACCGTTCACCGAAGAACTGCTGGTGTATTACCTGCTGAGCAACAGCGAGCATGCGCTGCCTCTGGAGGCCTTGCAGAAGCAGATCGACAAGGTCCGGAGTTGGCGCCTCAGGGATTATCTGATCAAGGTCGGCCGCGACTGCACCTTGTTTGCTGTTCACCGCGGCGCATTCGCCTTGCGCGCCATTCGCCGCGAAGAAGAATCAGCCATGCTGCCGGTGCTGGCGCAGGCCGATGCGCTGCTCGAACAGGGGCATCTGTACAAGACCGGTGGCGCGGCGAGCGTTGGCAAGGTTCAGATCGGCGCGCGCACTCTGGTGATCAAGCGCTACAACATCAAGGGCTTCGCCCATTGGCTCAAGCGGTTCTGGCGCCCGAGCCGTGCCTGGCATTCATGGCGTGAGGGCAATCGCCTGGCGTTCCTCGGCATCTCCACGCCGAAACCGCTGGCGGTATTGGAAAAGCGTTTTTTGTGGCTGCGCCGCAGTGCCTATCTGGTCACCGATTTCCTGCCGGGGCCAGACATTATCGAGCGCTTTGCACCGTACGTGGAAAACGGTCAGGCGCCGGAAGCCGAGCTGCGTGCGTTGGATCAGCTGTTTGCCCGATTGATTGCCGAGCGCATCAGTCATGGCGATTTCAAGGGGCACAACCTGTTCTGGCAGGCGGATCGCTGGGCGCTGATCGACCTCGACTCGATGTGTCAGCACGGCTCTATTGGCAGCTTTGCCCCGGCGTATGCCCGCGATCGCGCGCGGTTCATGCGCAACTGGCCGCAAAGCAGTGCCTTGTATCAGGTCATCGATCAGCGGTTGCCGAAGGAAGTCTCCACCGCAGGGTGA
- a CDS encoding lipopolysaccharide kinase InaA family protein — MAGWTLEPQYGDLAEDFGSLEAVFALQGERLTRDPLSEVIRVQRHGVNYYVKRYVGAGKGLRRYLGKPRVKMEWQNLKRFAKWGIPTAEVVAWGLERRGAAYDRGAMITRELPHTEDLSALAERKDPKLKDRAWVDGVSRQLAGYTRTMHDHRFTHNDLKWRNLLIDDQARIFLIDCPNGEFWRGFWLKYRITKDLACLDKLAKYHLSNTQRLRFYKQYRQCDRLDVADKKRIRHVVRFFEGRE, encoded by the coding sequence ATGGCGGGCTGGACACTTGAGCCGCAGTACGGCGACCTCGCCGAAGATTTCGGCAGCCTCGAAGCGGTGTTTGCGTTACAGGGCGAGCGTCTGACTCGTGATCCTCTGTCGGAGGTCATCCGCGTCCAACGCCACGGCGTCAATTACTACGTCAAGCGTTACGTCGGCGCCGGTAAGGGCCTGCGCCGCTACCTCGGCAAGCCGCGCGTAAAAATGGAATGGCAGAATCTCAAGCGCTTCGCCAAGTGGGGAATCCCCACGGCCGAGGTGGTGGCCTGGGGGTTGGAGCGGCGCGGTGCGGCTTATGATCGGGGTGCGATGATCACCCGTGAACTGCCCCATACCGAGGACCTCTCGGCACTGGCCGAGCGCAAGGATCCCAAACTCAAGGATCGCGCCTGGGTCGACGGTGTCAGCCGGCAACTGGCTGGCTACACCCGGACCATGCACGACCATCGGTTTACGCATAACGATTTGAAATGGCGCAATCTGCTGATCGACGATCAGGCGCGCATCTTCCTCATCGATTGCCCGAACGGTGAGTTCTGGCGCGGCTTCTGGCTCAAGTACCGGATCACCAAGGACCTCGCCTGTCTCGATAAGCTGGCCAAATATCACCTGTCCAATACCCAGCGCCTGCGCTTCTATAAGCAGTATCGCCAGTGTGATCGGCTCGATGTCGCCGACAAGAAACGGATTCGCCACGTGGTGAGATTTTTTGAGGGACGTGAATGA
- the rfaC gene encoding lipopolysaccharide heptosyltransferase RfaC, with protein sequence MRVLLIKTSSLGDVIHALPALTDAARAIPGIKFDWVVEEGFAEIPSWHPAVDKVIPVAIRRWRKNLWKTLTSGEWKRFKQSVRANKYDLVIDAQGLLKSAWLTRYVKAPVAGLDKTSAREPMAARFYNRKLAVARGQHAVERVRQLFAIALGYDLPKGLGDYGLNVERLVELPRRNAYVVFLHGTTWDTKHWPEIYWRELTERVGYLGVGVKLPWGNPQEKARAERIAAGFKHAEVLPKLNLAGVGKVLAGAQACVAVDTGLGHLAAALDVPTISLFGPTNPGLTGAYGKLQIHLASDFPCAPCMQKKCTYQPTEQDARQFDLKREQPLCFTRVNPERVASRLSTLLMAEELR encoded by the coding sequence TTGCGGGTATTGCTGATCAAGACTTCATCGCTGGGCGACGTGATTCACGCGTTGCCGGCGCTGACCGACGCCGCCCGGGCCATTCCCGGAATCAAGTTCGACTGGGTGGTGGAAGAGGGTTTCGCCGAGATTCCGAGCTGGCACCCGGCGGTCGATAAAGTGATTCCGGTGGCGATCCGCCGCTGGCGCAAGAATTTGTGGAAAACCCTCACCAGCGGCGAGTGGAAACGCTTCAAGCAAAGCGTGCGCGCCAATAAATACGATCTGGTGATCGACGCTCAAGGCCTGCTGAAAAGTGCCTGGCTGACCCGCTACGTCAAAGCCCCGGTGGCCGGCCTCGATAAAACTTCCGCGCGCGAGCCGATGGCTGCGCGCTTCTACAATCGCAAACTCGCTGTCGCGCGAGGCCAGCACGCCGTCGAGCGCGTACGCCAGTTATTCGCCATCGCTCTGGGTTACGACTTGCCCAAAGGCCTCGGCGATTACGGCCTCAACGTCGAGCGACTGGTCGAGTTGCCACGCAGGAACGCTTACGTGGTGTTCCTCCACGGCACCACTTGGGACACCAAGCACTGGCCGGAAATCTACTGGCGCGAGCTGACCGAGCGGGTCGGCTACCTCGGCGTTGGCGTGAAGCTGCCGTGGGGCAATCCGCAGGAAAAGGCCCGCGCCGAACGCATTGCCGCCGGTTTCAAGCACGCCGAAGTGCTGCCGAAGCTCAATCTGGCCGGCGTCGGCAAAGTCCTCGCCGGCGCGCAAGCCTGCGTGGCGGTGGACACCGGGCTCGGCCATCTGGCCGCTGCGCTGGATGTACCGACGATTTCGTTGTTCGGCCCGACCAATCCGGGCCTCACCGGCGCTTACGGCAAGCTGCAGATTCATCTGGCCAGCGACTTCCCGTGTGCGCCCTGCATGCAGAAAAAATGTACCTATCAACCGACCGAGCAGGATGCCCGTCAGTTTGACCTGAAACGCGAGCAGCCTTTGTGCTTCACGCGTGTGAACCCCGAGCGTGTCGCCAGCCGACTGAGCACGTTGTTAATGGCTGAGGAGCTGCGCTGA
- a CDS encoding lipopolysaccharide kinase InaA family protein produces the protein MTDFLAVQDRALLERHGLGNFDALWAKQLEAVDEPNTAGGGWSSVFRLDLEGQGYYLKRQSNYLTRTLHAPLGEPSFAREFRNISRYRKLGIPALQAAFFGERKVAGEVRAILLTRALDGWSDLDSLLARWTQLSAAQQSAILTACGLLARRLHGARQVHGCFYPKHIFLRATGDGYEAQLIDLEKTRPLLFGMRDRVKDLEPLQRRAPQWSEGDLRQLLAAYLEQPADSSLLDSWLMRLTARRSHKETR, from the coding sequence ATGACTGATTTTCTTGCCGTACAGGACCGCGCTCTGCTGGAGCGCCACGGTCTCGGCAATTTCGACGCACTGTGGGCCAAACAGCTTGAAGCTGTGGATGAGCCCAACACCGCTGGTGGCGGCTGGAGCAGCGTGTTCCGCCTGGATCTTGAAGGTCAGGGCTATTACCTCAAGCGCCAGAGCAATTACCTGACGCGGACCTTGCATGCGCCGTTGGGCGAGCCTAGTTTTGCCCGTGAGTTTCGCAACATCAGCCGTTACCGCAAGCTGGGCATTCCGGCGTTGCAGGCGGCGTTTTTCGGTGAGCGCAAGGTTGCCGGGGAAGTGCGCGCCATTCTGCTCACCCGCGCACTGGATGGCTGGAGCGACCTGGATTCGCTGCTGGCGCGCTGGACGCAGCTCAGTGCCGCGCAACAGTCGGCCATTCTCACTGCGTGCGGTCTGCTGGCGCGGCGGCTGCACGGCGCGCGTCAGGTGCATGGCTGTTTTTATCCCAAGCATATCTTCCTGCGCGCCACCGGCGACGGTTATGAGGCGCAACTGATCGATCTGGAGAAAACCCGGCCGTTGCTATTCGGCATGCGTGATCGGGTCAAGGATCTGGAGCCATTGCAACGCCGTGCGCCGCAATGGAGCGAGGGCGACTTGCGGCAATTGCTCGCGGCGTATCTCGAACAGCCGGCCGACAGCTCGCTGCTCGACAGCTGGCTGATGCGGCTGACGGCGCGGCGCAGTCACAAGGAGACTCGTTGA
- a CDS encoding carbamoyltransferase family protein, which produces MALTILGLSGALSHDPSAALYIDGKLVAAAEEERFVRDKHAKNRMPYESAKFCLEQAGIKPSDVDVVAIPFAPISLFGKARWHYAKRYWYAPDRALDAILMGNRRYKRYRNKIVWCLEQLGFDPKKIKIEPVEHHLAHASSAYHCSGFKEKTAILGIDGKGEYATTFFGYGENGKIHKIKEFFDPDSLGGLYGAITEFLGFEMLDGEFKVMGMAPYGDASKYDFSRLASFENGELVINTDYANVIGLRRYKEKGKGFYFSPKLIEWLGPKREGDIADEPYIHYAASMQALFEKLALQMIDYYLGDVLKETGKLAFAGGCALNVKLNQKIIARDDIKELFVQPASGDAGTAVGAAAYVSHARGVPVEKMEHVYLGPSYSNEDVIAACARHENKPTWRKLDNMPEQIAKIMVEGNPVAWFQGRMEFGPRALGGRSIIGCPSVAGVADRINHQIKFRERWRPFCPSMLDTVAPQMIKIDHPAPFMTFTFEVAEEWKTRVPEVVHEDGTSRAQVLKREYNPRYYDMMKALENLTGNGVSLNTSLNRRGEPMICSPTDALNMFFGSDLQYLIMEDILVVKEGVQGNGLD; this is translated from the coding sequence GTGGCATTGACGATTCTTGGCCTGTCCGGCGCCCTTAGCCATGATCCTTCCGCAGCCTTGTACATCGACGGCAAGCTGGTCGCGGCGGCTGAGGAAGAGCGCTTCGTACGCGATAAACATGCAAAGAACCGCATGCCCTACGAATCGGCGAAATTCTGCCTCGAGCAGGCCGGTATCAAACCTTCCGACGTTGACGTGGTGGCGATTCCATTCGCTCCGATCAGCCTGTTCGGCAAGGCCCGCTGGCACTACGCCAAGCGCTACTGGTACGCCCCGGATCGTGCTCTCGATGCGATCCTGATGGGTAACCGTCGCTACAAGCGCTACCGCAACAAGATCGTCTGGTGCCTCGAGCAACTGGGCTTCGATCCGAAGAAAATCAAGATCGAGCCAGTCGAGCATCACCTGGCTCACGCCTCCAGCGCCTATCACTGCTCGGGTTTCAAAGAGAAAACCGCGATCCTCGGTATCGACGGTAAAGGCGAATATGCCACGACGTTCTTCGGCTATGGCGAAAACGGCAAGATCCACAAGATCAAGGAATTCTTCGATCCTGATTCCCTCGGTGGTTTGTACGGTGCGATCACCGAATTTCTCGGTTTCGAGATGCTCGACGGCGAGTTCAAGGTCATGGGCATGGCGCCGTATGGCGACGCCAGCAAGTACGACTTCTCGCGTCTGGCCTCGTTCGAGAATGGCGAACTGGTGATCAACACCGACTACGCCAACGTCATCGGCCTGCGTCGTTATAAAGAAAAGGGCAAAGGCTTCTACTTCTCGCCGAAGCTGATCGAGTGGCTGGGGCCGAAGCGCGAAGGCGATATCGCCGACGAGCCGTACATCCACTATGCCGCGAGCATGCAAGCGCTGTTCGAGAAGCTGGCGTTGCAGATGATCGACTACTACCTGGGCGACGTGCTCAAGGAAACCGGCAAACTGGCTTTCGCTGGTGGCTGTGCGTTGAACGTCAAGCTGAACCAGAAAATCATCGCTCGCGACGACATCAAAGAGCTGTTCGTACAGCCTGCGTCCGGCGATGCCGGCACCGCAGTCGGCGCTGCCGCTTACGTGTCGCACGCCCGTGGCGTACCGGTCGAGAAGATGGAGCACGTCTACCTCGGCCCGTCCTACAGCAACGAAGACGTTATCGCCGCCTGCGCCCGTCACGAGAACAAGCCGACCTGGCGCAAGCTCGACAACATGCCGGAGCAGATCGCCAAAATCATGGTTGAAGGTAATCCGGTGGCCTGGTTCCAAGGGCGCATGGAGTTCGGTCCGCGCGCGTTGGGTGGCCGTTCGATCATCGGTTGCCCGAGCGTGGCCGGTGTCGCCGACCGCATCAACCATCAGATCAAGTTCCGCGAGCGCTGGAGGCCTTTCTGCCCGTCGATGCTCGACACCGTCGCGCCACAGATGATCAAGATCGACCATCCGGCCCCCTTCATGACCTTTACGTTCGAAGTGGCTGAGGAGTGGAAAACCCGCGTTCCGGAAGTTGTTCATGAAGACGGCACTTCCCGGGCCCAGGTGCTCAAGCGCGAATACAATCCGCGCTACTACGACATGATGAAAGCGCTGGAAAACCTCACTGGTAACGGCGTTTCGCTGAACACGTCGCTCAACCGGCGTGGCGAGCCGATGATCTGCTCGCCGACCGACGCGCTGAACATGTTTTTCGGCTCGGACCTGCAATATCTGATCATGGAAGATATTCTTGTCGTCAAAGAAGGCGTGCAAGGAAACGGCCTTGACTGA
- a CDS encoding glycosyltransferase family 2 protein, with translation MTETLISVVIPAYNYARSLPRAVESVLAQLHEAAADLLVIDDGSTDSTPEVLQALLAEHAGRFRAIRQSNGGLSSVRNRGIKETTGRFLIFLDADDEMASGALAALSRHIASHPETRMIIGAHWSIFSGGRRSLQAVKPLPVTVRQRVRGYLLDKTVSISNGACAMHREVFAPGNYPEHLRNVEDLPVFAQVLARFPCTVVEQPLALIYKHADSMRHDLRQSLASGTEQVVGEVFSSQRMPQEFHDLRQAYLAQRCLSLFRDCYSHGEYALAKTFYMQALRADWRILGRWSYMRKALRLLFR, from the coding sequence TTGACTGAAACACTGATCAGTGTCGTGATCCCGGCATACAACTACGCCAGATCGCTGCCGCGTGCGGTGGAGTCGGTGCTGGCGCAGCTGCACGAGGCAGCTGCGGATCTGTTGGTTATCGATGACGGCTCCACTGACTCCACGCCTGAGGTGTTGCAAGCGTTGCTGGCCGAACATGCCGGGCGTTTTCGTGCGATACGCCAAAGTAACGGCGGACTGTCTTCAGTTCGCAATCGCGGGATCAAGGAAACCACCGGGCGATTTCTAATTTTTCTCGACGCGGATGACGAGATGGCTTCCGGGGCTCTGGCAGCGTTATCGCGACACATCGCCAGTCACCCTGAAACGCGGATGATCATCGGCGCTCATTGGTCGATCTTTTCCGGCGGCAGGCGCAGCCTGCAGGCTGTCAAACCGTTGCCAGTCACGGTGCGGCAGCGAGTCAGGGGCTATTTGCTGGACAAAACGGTGTCGATCTCAAACGGTGCCTGCGCCATGCATCGTGAGGTATTCGCGCCGGGCAACTATCCGGAGCATCTGCGCAACGTCGAAGATTTGCCGGTGTTTGCCCAAGTGTTGGCGCGCTTCCCCTGCACAGTGGTCGAGCAGCCACTGGCGCTCATTTACAAGCACGCCGACAGCATGCGCCATGATCTGCGCCAGAGCCTGGCATCGGGTACCGAGCAGGTGGTCGGTGAGGTTTTTTCCAGTCAGCGGATGCCGCAGGAGTTTCACGACTTGCGCCAGGCGTATCTTGCTCAACGTTGCCTGTCATTGTTTCGAGATTGCTACTCGCATGGGGAATATGCGTTGGCGAAAACATTCTATATGCAAGCACTGCGCGCCGACTGGCGCATCCTCGGGCGCTGGTCATACATGCGCAAAGCCTTGCGCCTGCTGTTCCGATGA
- the waaF gene encoding lipopolysaccharide heptosyltransferase II, producing MNILIVGPSWVGDMVMAQTLFQCLKQRHPQCAIDVLAPEWSRPILERMPEVRKALSFPLGHGALELATRRRIGKSLRGQYDQAILLPNSLKSALVPFFAGIPKRTGWRGEFRYGLLNDVRTLDKERYPLMIERFMALAYEANAELPKPYPRPSLQIDPVTREAALAKFGLTLDRPVLALCPGAEFGESKRWPSEHYAKVAEARIREGWQVWLFGSKNDHAVGEDIRARLIPGLREESVNLSGGTSLAEAIDLLSCADSVVSNDSGLMHVAAALNRPLVAVYGSTSPGFTPPLAEQVEIVRLGIECSPCFDRTCRFGHYNCLRQLMPDAVNDALQKLQGSVVEVH from the coding sequence ATGAATATTCTGATCGTTGGGCCCAGTTGGGTCGGTGACATGGTGATGGCGCAGACACTGTTTCAGTGTCTCAAGCAGCGCCACCCGCAATGCGCAATCGACGTGCTGGCGCCCGAGTGGAGCCGGCCGATCCTCGAGCGCATGCCCGAAGTGCGCAAGGCCTTGAGCTTCCCGCTCGGCCACGGCGCGCTGGAACTGGCGACGCGCCGGCGCATCGGCAAATCCCTGCGCGGTCAGTACGATCAGGCGATCCTGCTGCCCAACTCGCTGAAATCGGCACTGGTGCCGTTTTTTGCCGGCATCCCGAAACGCACTGGCTGGCGCGGCGAGTTCCGCTATGGCCTGCTCAACGACGTGCGCACTCTCGACAAAGAACGCTACCCGCTGATGATCGAGCGTTTCATGGCGCTGGCCTATGAAGCGAACGCCGAGCTGCCAAAGCCGTACCCGCGCCCGAGTCTGCAAATCGACCCGGTGACCCGCGAAGCGGCACTGGCCAAATTCGGCCTGACCCTTGATCGCCCGGTCCTGGCCCTGTGCCCCGGCGCCGAGTTTGGCGAATCCAAGCGCTGGCCGTCCGAGCATTACGCCAAGGTCGCCGAAGCGCGCATCCGCGAAGGCTGGCAGGTATGGCTGTTCGGCTCGAAAAACGATCACGCGGTCGGCGAAGACATTCGCGCCCGGCTGATCCCGGGCCTGCGTGAAGAATCGGTCAACCTCAGCGGCGGCACCTCGCTGGCCGAGGCCATTGACCTGCTGTCCTGCGCCGATTCCGTTGTGTCCAATGACTCCGGCCTGATGCACGTCGCTGCGGCATTGAATCGTCCGCTGGTCGCGGTGTACGGCTCGACCTCGCCGGGCTTCACCCCGCCGCTGGCCGAGCAGGTCGAGATCGTGCGCCTGGGCATCGAATGCAGCCCGTGCTTCGATCGCACTTGCCGGTTCGGCCATTACAACTGCCTGCGTCAGCTGATGCCGGACGCGGTCAACGATGCCTTGCAGAAGTTGCAGGGCTCCGTGGTCGAGGTTCATTAA
- a CDS encoding glycosyltransferase family 4 protein: MQLAFVLYKYFPFGGLQRDFMRIALECQKRGHQIRVYTLIWEGDVPRGFEVLVAPVKAFFNHRRNEKLSAWMAADLAKRPVDRLIGFNKMPGLDVYYAADGCFEDKAQNLRNSLYRRWGRYRHFAEYERAVFARDAKTEVLMISEVQQPLFIKHYDTPLERFHLLPPGIAQDRRRPANADEIRAGFRAEFNLKDDELLLVQIGSGFKTKGVDRSLKALAALPAELRKRTRLFVIGQDDPKLFQMQSATLGLGDNVTFLKGRSDIPRFLLGADLLIHPAYNENTGTVLLEALVAGLPVLVSAVCGYAHYIAEADAGRVLDEPFEQAQLTQYLTEMLSNDAARAAWSRNGLAFAETADLYSMPQHAADVILAEHA; the protein is encoded by the coding sequence ATGCAATTGGCATTTGTCCTGTACAAATATTTCCCGTTCGGCGGCCTGCAGCGCGATTTCATGCGCATCGCCCTCGAATGCCAGAAGCGCGGTCATCAGATTCGCGTCTACACGCTGATCTGGGAAGGCGACGTGCCGCGTGGTTTCGAAGTGCTGGTGGCGCCGGTCAAGGCCTTCTTCAATCACCGTCGCAACGAAAAACTCAGCGCGTGGATGGCAGCAGATCTGGCCAAGCGCCCGGTTGATCGCTTGATCGGCTTCAACAAGATGCCGGGCCTGGACGTCTACTACGCCGCCGACGGCTGCTTCGAAGACAAGGCGCAGAACCTGCGCAACTCGCTGTATCGCCGCTGGGGTCGCTATCGCCACTTCGCCGAGTACGAGCGCGCGGTGTTCGCCAGAGACGCGAAGACCGAAGTGCTGATGATTTCCGAAGTGCAGCAACCACTGTTCATCAAGCACTACGACACGCCGCTTGAGCGCTTCCATCTGCTGCCGCCGGGCATCGCCCAGGACCGTCGGCGTCCGGCGAATGCTGATGAAATCCGCGCTGGTTTCCGCGCTGAATTCAATCTCAAGGACGACGAGCTGCTGCTGGTTCAGATCGGCTCCGGCTTCAAGACCAAGGGTGTCGATCGCAGCCTCAAGGCGCTGGCCGCACTGCCCGCCGAATTGCGCAAACGCACCCGGCTATTTGTAATCGGCCAGGATGACCCCAAATTGTTCCAGATGCAGAGTGCGACGCTGGGCCTGGGCGACAATGTGACCTTCCTCAAAGGGCGCAGCGATATCCCGCGTTTTCTGCTCGGCGCCGACCTGTTGATTCACCCGGCCTACAACGAAAACACCGGTACCGTGCTGCTTGAGGCGCTGGTGGCCGGTTTGCCGGTGCTGGTCAGCGCGGTCTGCGGTTACGCCCATTACATTGCCGAGGCCGATGCCGGGCGAGTGCTCGACGAGCCGTTCGAGCAGGCGCAGCTGACGCAATACCTGACCGAGATGTTGAGCAACGACGCTGCACGTGCGGCCTGGAGCCGCAACGGTCTGGCCTTCGCCGAGACGGCCGACCTCTACAGCATGCCGCAGCACGCGGCGGATGTGATTCTGGCGGAGCACGCTTAA
- a CDS encoding YceK/YidQ family lipoprotein, whose translation MKKFLALGVLSSALSGCGSVSTVLQGDADAARDLRKKKTYCQSIPRVYSGVAFDFCTLNAPPDPTGMLAPFVLFDLPLSAMFDTLSLPYTVYRQITDSNLSIYWRRDGY comes from the coding sequence ATGAAAAAATTTCTTGCGCTGGGCGTCCTGTCTTCGGCTCTCTCAGGCTGTGGCAGTGTCTCAACCGTGTTGCAGGGGGACGCTGATGCTGCCCGTGACTTGCGCAAAAAGAAGACCTACTGCCAATCGATTCCGCGCGTCTACAGTGGCGTGGCCTTCGATTTTTGCACCTTGAATGCGCCGCCCGATCCTACGGGTATGCTGGCGCCCTTCGTGTTGTTCGATCTTCCGCTGTCCGCCATGTTCGATACGCTTTCGCTGCCTTACACGGTCTATCGGCAGATTACCGATTCAAATCTGAGTATTTACTGGCGCAGGGACGGCTATTGA